One segment of Babylonia areolata isolate BAREFJ2019XMU chromosome 24, ASM4173473v1, whole genome shotgun sequence DNA contains the following:
- the LOC143298711 gene encoding beta-1,4-mannosyltransferase egh-like produces MTTDVLQADNVSTCKEQSRRWLSCSNLMHVCCLALYCAVFWAVSHIFGIFSGMDRDQPEPWPVERYGHALTVVLYFLRYLVVTPFVFSIFNCLGIICFSVFPHKPRLQRSPLLGPFLCFRVVTRGLFPQLVRDNIEQNLAVCNNVDLQNFLFEVVTDAPINLAKTSRVREVVVPSEYRTRRGTLFKARALQYSLEPEVDILSDDDWIIHLDEETLLTEDAVVGIINFVAEGRHHFGQGVITYSKGHVVNWLTTLADSVRVGVDYGSLRFTLKVLHKPFFSWKGSFIVANASAEKSVSFDHGPEASIAEDCFFAMVAFQQGYSFGFVDGEMHEKSTFTLKDFVQQRRRWMRGISLTARSPLLPLRYKLGPVFMTLSAFFLPVTALNIPLSFLMPIPLSLPLNVVCAFITSTFGFLFILGALKSFSMRRYGVVGCAVLAVASLFSSFVILIFEVTASVLAFWCSSMAEFYIVKKELNSHYLPSVV; encoded by the coding sequence atgacGACGGATGTCCTCCAGGCCGACAACGTCTCCACGTGCAAGGAGCAGAGCCGCCGGTGGCTGAGCTGCAGCAACCTGATGCACGTGTGCTGCCTGGCGCTGTACTGCGCCGTCTTCTGGGCCGTGAGCCACATCTTCGGCATCTTCTCCGGCATGGACCGGGACCAGCCCGAGCCCTGGCCCGTGGAGCGGTACGGGCACGCGCTGACGGTGGTCCTCTACTTCCTGAGGTACCTGGTGGTGACCCCCTTCGTCTTCAGCATCTTCAACTGCCTGGGCATCATCTGCTTCAGCGTCTTCCCGCACAAGCCTCGCCTGCAGAGGTCCCCGCTGCTGGGGCCTTTCCTCTGCTTCCGCGTGGTGACCCGCGGGCTGTTCCCCCAGCTGGTTCGGGACAACATCGAGCAGAACCTGGCCGTGTGCAACAACGTGGACCTGCAGAACTTCCTCTTCGAGGTGGTGACGGACGCCCCCATCAACCTGGCCAAGACCAGCCGGGTGCGGGAGGTGGTGGTGCCTTCGGAGTACCGCACGAGGCGGGGCACACTCTTCAAGGCGCGGGCCCTGCAGTACAGTCTGGAGCCCGAGGTGGACATTCTGTCCGACGACGACTGGATCATCCACCTGGACGAGGAGACGCTGCTGACGGAGGACGCCGTGGTGGGCATCATCAACTTCGTGGCGGAGGGGCGGCACCACTTTGGGCAGGGTGTCATCACCTACAGTAAGGGTCACGTGGTCAACTGGCTGACCACCCTGGCCGACagtgtgcgggtgggggtggactaCGGCTCCCTCCGCTTCACGCTCAAGGTGCTGCACAAGCCCTTCTTCAGCTGGAAAGGCTCTTTCATCGTGGCCAACGCCTCCGCCGAAAAATCCGTCTCCTTCGACCATGGGCCTGAGGCGTCCATCGCTGAGGACTGCTTCTTCGCCATGGTGGCCTTCCAGCAAGGCTACAGCTTCGGCTTCGTGGACGGGGAGATGCACGAGAAGAGCACGTTCACTCTGAAGGACTTTGTCCAGCAGAGGAGGCGGTGGATGCGGGGCATCTCCCTGACGGCCCGGAGTCCCCTTCTGCCCCTGCGGTACAAGCTGGGGCCTGTGTTCATGACGCTCAGTGCCTTCTTCCTGCCCGTCACCGCCCTCAACATTCCTCTCAGCTTCCTCATGCCTATTCCGCTCTCACTGCCCCTCAACGTGGTCTGTGCCTTCATCACCAGCACCTTCGGCTTCCTCTTCATCCTGGGGGCGCTAAAGTCGTTCAGCATGCGAAGGTACGGGGtggtgggctgtgctgtgctggcagTGGCCAGCCTCTTCAGCTCCTTCGTCATCCTAATTTTCGAGGTGACGGCGTCCGTCCTGGCGTTTTGGTGCTCCTCCATGGCGGAGTTCTACATCGTTAAGAAAGAGCTCAACTCCCACTACTTGCCCAGTGTTGTCTAG